CGGCGCTGGCACATACTCGGTAGCCACCTGCAGAACTCGCCTTTGCCACGGCTGCAAGTCCCACTGCATGAGTTTAGCGACGGCGGCTATCTCTGCTAGCTCGTTGAGCGCGCCGGGCGTTGGCTCTGGCATGTAGCGCGGCGCGGGGTCATGCTTCCACCGCTCGGACTTCAGCCAGTCAGTCATGAGGCTTGCCCTTGAATGACGGCCAGAACATTATCAGCTGGGCTGAGTGAGCGGCCACTATTCATTGCTGAGCGGCGCTCCAGCGTCTCCAAGATCAAAAGATACGTCTTGCGTAGGGTAGAACGGCCTGAGGCTGCATCATCATCGCTAATAGCGTCAACGTCACGCGCTGTTGACAGTACTAGCTCGACGAGGGCGGCATCACTGGCAGCTATTGCATCGTCCTTGCGTAGTGCTTCAATGGTTTTCACTGCAGCGTCATAGTTTCGTGTCGATCTGCTCTGATTTGTGGTCAGATTGAACAACATTTCAGGGCTATTTTGGGTCATTAGGGCACCTCAAGACTTCCACTTTTCCGCATGATTCCGCCGTTTTTTGGGTGTGGGGAGAGAAGATATCGGGGGCGGGCGTAGAGTGGCCAAGAGGTCGGCCAGAAAAAACACGGGCGGTCATTTCGCGTCTCTCCTTTCGAGGATCGCTCTGAGATTGTCAAAGCGCTTAATAGGTCGCTTAATCCGGTTGCCACGTGAGCTGTTGCAGCCACAGTGTGCAGGTCTCAAGTTCTCTAACTCGTTGGTTCCACCGAGTGATTGCGGCACGATGTGATCGATACTCAATCTGAGCGCGCGGCGCGTCTCCTGCTCGTAGATCGGTAGGCCACACAGTGCGCATGTCCACCCGTCCCGGTCTGCTATCTCACGGGCGAGGGCGGCGCGCCTGCGTGGTGCCATACGCTGCCACGCTGTTTTGCTTTCCATTGCTCCTGCCCTCGTTGACCCATGCCATTACGTCTGCTGGTGCGTACCTGACGCGGTTGCCTAGCTTGATGTAGCGGATACCGCCGGGGCGCTGTCTCATCACTCGCACTGCGTCAGGTGTCATCTGCAGTAGCTCAGCTACTTCGCTGGTGGTCAGTAGCCGGCCTGTCATTGCTTCCTCGCTTCCTGCCTGATCACGGCTCTGATACCGAGTGCGCCTAAGACTATCTGCCGTTTGAATGTGCTGATCCTCATTTGCTCCTTGCTCATTGAGTAAGGCGAGACTGGCAGTAGATCTTCAATGTCATGTGCCGTGTCTAGGATCGCTTTGGCGTAGTCGTAGATCTCTGTTGCTTCTGGCTCCATTGCTTATTGCTCCTGTGCTAGTAGTCGCGCGGTCTGGTCGTGGAGTGCTAGGCGTGCCCACTCGCGCGGCGATGCGTCTGGGTATGCGCCTGTCATGTAGTCCTCGAACGGGGTTGGCTCCCTGTGCTCCTGTGCGCGTGGTTTCATAGGCATAGGCGCTGTGACTGGTGCTAGGGCTGGCTGTTGTTCCTTGGTGTCCTTGCCTGCGTACTGGCACGCTATGGCAATGCGTCTACATTTCGGGCATGTTACCGGCTTGCCTATGCCGTGCCTGCACTCTTTAGGTAGATAATCGGTGTTGAGCTTTCGATATTTCTTCATTGATTTGTCCTCTGGTCGCTTGGTAAAGCGCGCGCGCTGCCTTGGTGAGCGCGCTTTATCTCCCCTATAAGGGGGTTGGTCTGCACTCACTGCCTCATGGGCTGACCTGCGTAAACACGGCTGCAAGTTTTGAACGTGGATCTTTTCAAGGCGGCGCGCTGTGCGCTCACGGCGCTTGCGCTCACGCCTTGTTGCTGTCGGTAAAGCGTCCCTGATCCACTGAGCTAGAACTCTCTTGACGATGCGGATAATTCCGGCCTCTGGCTTACCGTCCCTGATGCCCCCGCGCTGCCACTTGATCACGCCGGCATCTTCTAGGTCATGTAAGGCGTTCCTCGTCCACCTGAGGCCGTAGCCAGACTGTCGTGCCAGCTGTTCTGCCGTCATGTCGGTTTCCGCCTTGAGGCTTTGCTTGCGCACGGTCATAGCGCGTGCCAGTGCCTGCAGTATTGCGCGCGCGCCTCTAAAACACGCGGCATCTAGCGCGCCCCATTCCACGCTAGAAAGCTGATAAACCAAAGTCTCAACGGGCGCGCGCGCTGTGATAGTCATGCTCATTGCTCTAGGCCTTTCACGTTCGACCACCGGATAAGGCCATCACCTGAGATATGGCAGCCCGTGTGTGCTTCCTGTAGGCCACACTGCACGCCTTTTCTATACGGGTGGACTGCACCGCAATTAACGCGCGCGCCCCACGATGCGCCGGTCACGCTGCTGTGGTGTTCTCCTTGGTGCCCTGCCGGTAGCGTGCATAGGCACGCGCGGTCTGGGTGCCTCATGAAACAAGAATCACGCCTGTATCTAGTCACTTTCCTTTGCCTGCTTCCGCTTCTCGTATCAGCTCGATATGTTGATCGATCCGGGCAGTGATTAGATCAGCGATAGCGGCAACACTTGCAAGCGCATACCCATAGACCTTGACGATTTGGCAATACTCCTGATAATCGAACGCTCTAAGCTCTGCGCAAGCCGTACGAACATCAGTCAAAGTTCTCTGCAGACGGTTGCGCATATCGTACAAACGACACAGTTCCGGGTTAGACTTCATTTCGTTTTCGCTTCCCACGTAACAAGCCCGTAGGTAGCCAGCGACCCAACAGCAAACAATGCAGGTAAGACGGTCAACGGCCATGAATATACGAGGATCGACCATAAGAACAGTGCGATTGAAAGCACCACGGCCAGCGCGGCGATAAACACCGGAAGATTAACCCTACTCATGCCTGCGTTGCCTCTTTCAGTGGCGCGGTTATTCTCACTCGTCCCAGGCATCGAACTTCCCCAAGTCAAACACCACTATTTTGTTCTGCACGGCTCTCAGTTCCTCAAGTGCGCCGCACGTGCCAACCCTGATTTCACGCGCTCCGCTGGCAATGCGAGACCCGGACGGCAGGCCGCGGCCAAATTCCTTAAGAGTTCTCTTAGCGTGCTCAAGGTGGGCACGTGCGTCGGCTAGGTCTTCTGCTGCGTCACTGAGATAGGCCTCAAGCCTGATGCGCTCAAGATGACTAACTGTGAATAGCTCTTTACTCATGCCTGCGTTGCCTCTTTCAGTGGCGCGGCGTATGGAACGTGTAGCGTAATCGGCACTCCCATAGCTGCCAGCTTGTCTAGCTCATCTAGTTGCCAGCGTGTTTTGCCTCGTAGTCGTGCTGACACGTTGGTCTGTTGAAGTCCGATAAGTGCACCTAACTGTGTCTGGTTAAGGTGCTCAGACTTCATATAGCGCTTCACCTGTCTACTAATTGCCGTCTGAGATAGCTCCATGCCGTCCAAGTTAGACTGCTTGCGTCTAGCTCTCAAGGCAACACGCCGTCTATTAATTCAACTGGCTGTCTTCTTTAGTCGATTTGCGGCTATAATGTCAGCATGGCAAGACAAGCTATTCAGTCAGACAATCTGACTACTGCAGATATCGCGGCTGGTAATATCCGGGCGGAAGTAATGCGCGTTGGGCTTAATGCCTCTCAGTTTGCAAAGTTAATAGGAAAGCCTCAAAGATGGACGGCACGTCGCTGGTGGGGTGAAGTTGAGTGGTCGCTATCCGAACTCGACACAGTGGCACAAGTGTTAAACGTCTCTGTTGCTGACCTCGTGCAAGAACAGGGTATAAAGCAAAACCCCGACCGGTGGATCGCACCGAGCGGGGCCGCTGCGCGCTCGAAGGGACTCGAACCCCCAACCTTCTGATCCGTAGTCAGATGCTCTATCCATTGAGCTACGAGCGCAGTGCCGTTTGGCTGAACTTAACTTTAGACCGTCAGGCGCCTGATCTTCAAATCGAATTGGTGTCAACGTCGCCACATTCACAGTGTGGACACCACTGGTGCGTCGGCGGGTGGTGCGGGCTACCATCAACCCATGACACACGGGCATTCACCAATTCGCGTAGCAATTAACGGGTATGGCAACCTTGGCAAGGCCGTTGAGCAGGCAGTTCAGGCCGCTGAGGATATGGAGCTGGTCGCAGTGTTTACACGACGCGATCCCGCGACGATCAAGCCACAATTCTGCGAAGCTGTCGCTGTGAGTGATGCGCTTCAATGGCGTGACAAAGTTGACGTGTGTGTGCTGTGTGGCGGATCCGCTACGGATCTGGCAGATCAGGGTCCAGAGTTTGCCGCACTGTTCAATACGGTTGATTCTTTCGACACTCATGCGAAGATTCCCGAGTATTTCGCTGCCGTTGACGCTGCCGCTGATGCCGAGGGGCACCTCAGCGTGATTTCAACCGGCTGGGATCCCGGTTTGTTCTCACTGGCCCGCATTATCGCCCAGTCCGCTCTGCCAGATGGGAAGACCTACACGTTCTGGGGTCGTGGCGTTTCGCAGGGCCACTCCGATGCTATCCGGCGGATCGAGGGTGTCGAAACCGCTATCCAGTACACGGTGCCGGTCGAAGAAAACAGCCAGCGGATTCGTGCCGGAGAGGAACTCGAGCTGACCACGCGTGAGCAGCACACCCGCGAGTGTTTCGTTGTAGCGGCCGATGGGGCTGACCGCGAACGCATCGAACGCGAGATCGTCACGATGCCGAACTACTTTGCTGACTACGACACCACGGTCCACTTCATCAGCCGTGAAGAGTTCGACCGTGATCACACTGGCATGCCGCACGGCGGAGAGGTGATTCGCAGCGGTCACACGGCCGGTGGTGCGCGCCAGGTTGTCTCCTTCGGCCTGACGCTTGAATCAAACCCGCAGTTCACGGGTGCTTTCGCGACGGCAACTGCCCGCGCGGTTGCCCGACTGGCCCGCGAGGGACGCACTGGTGCAATGACCGTCTTCGATATTGCGCCCGCCTACTATTCACCGCTGAGCGCCGAGGAGCTGCGTTCCCAGCTCCTGTAACCTAGCGTGGGCATGGGTGAGCGACACCGTTAAGACGACAGTGCGGCGGTAAGTTCGGCCAGGCTCGGGCATGTTGCCGGGCCGCGCCGCGTCACTGACAGTGCCGCCGCCACGTTCGCGACGCGCACCGCTTCATTAAGCTCGCTTCCGCGTGCCAGCATCGCGCAGACCACGCCGCAATGCGTGTCCCCCGCACCGTTCGTGTCAATGGCATCAACCGCATGCGGCGCGATGGTCTCGACTCGGCCGCCCGCCGCAACGAACGCCCCCTTGCCGCCTTGACGCACAATGACGGGCGCGTCCACTGTTTCAGACAAAGACAGCGCACGCTGTGAGGCATCGTCCGTTTCGTCAATCTCGACACCGAGCGTGCCCGCAACAATGCGTGATTCGCGGGCATTGAGTGACCAGATCGGATGCACAGATGCCACAGTTTCCAACGTGTCGCGGTCGATGTCAGCCACCATCGTGGAGGGGTCGAACACGATCGTGGGTTTCTCATCGGAATCAGCCGACTGCTTAACCGTGTGCGTGCGCAGCCGTTCAATCAGCCGCAGCAGCGCGGCCTTAGGAGCTTCATCAACCAGCGAATACCCCGTCATATAGACAACGTCCCCCACACCCAGTCGAATATCGTCGTAAGCGTCCAGTGGAGTGTTGAGTTCAGCGCCGCGGGTCGAAACAAAGGTGCGTTCAGCGTTGCGATCCGTCATCGCCACACAGATTCCGGTGTCCATCGTCGTGTCGCGATACCCGCTGGCAACGATTTTTTCGCGTACCAAACGTTCGCGCGCAATATCGGCCAACGGCCCGACTCCCAGTCCGCCGGCGTATTCAGCGATGATGCCCATCTGACGCACGGCGTACATGACGTTGAAACCGCCGCCCACTTCAAGCCCGTATCCGTCAGCAAAGATCTCCGTGGACGGTTGTGGAATGTGGTCGATATTCATGGTCAGGTCGACGACGACCTGACCGGTGTGGATGACGCGACCCACCTGCTGCGTTGTCATGGCGATCCTGCTCCTAGTTGTCCAGCGATGCCTGGCGCGAGTGTTCGTCAATGAGTGCCAGTTCGTCCTCACTGAATGCCGCATTGTCGAGGGCGCTCACCGAATCAGCCAACTGAGCAGCCGATGAGGCACCGACCAGAACCGTGGTGATGCGCTCATCTTTGAGCAACCATGCGAGTGCCATCTGCGCCAGTGACTGTCCACGTTGGGAAGCCAGCTCATTCAAAGCCCGCAGATGGCTGACTCGATCCTCGGTCAGTACATCGGTGTGGAGGAAGCGTTGTTCACGCATACGCGATCCGACAGGGACACCCTCGTCACCCAAATACTTGTCGGTCAGGAGGCCCTGAGCAAGGGGCGAAAAGACGGCCATGCCCAGTCCCTTTTCACCGCAGGTGTCCATGAGGCCGGATTCGACCGAGCGATCCAGCATGGAATAGCGGGGCTGATGGACGATCAGCGGCAGGTGTACCTCCGCTGCCAGGGCAACGGCGCGTTCGGTGTCGGCCGGGGAATACGACGAGATGCCGGCGTACAGAGCCTTACCCGAGCGCACAGCCTGATCAAGGGCGCCGATCGTTTCCTCCAGCGGCGTGGTCGGATCGAAGCAGTGTGAGTAGAAGATGTCCACGTAGTCCAGACGCATGCGGCGCAGTGACTGATCCAGGGAGGCGAGAACGTATTTGCGACCACCGCCGCCTTTCCCGTAGGGACCGTCCCACATGTCGTAGCCGGCCTTGGTGGAGATGACCAGTTCGTCGCGGTAGGGGCGCAGGTCGTGGTCCATGTGGTATCCGAAATTCTTTTCGGCAGAGCCATACGGTACGCCGTAGTTATTGGCGAGGTCGAAGTGGGTGATCCCCAGATCGAAGGCCGTGCGAATAATCTCCCGCTGCACACTGATGGGGTGGTCATCACCGAAGTTATGCCACAGACCCAGTGAGATGGCAGGCAAGTCCAGTCCAGATGCACCGCAGCGCCGGTAGTGCGCACCTGGCCCACTGTATCGGTCAGGGTCCGGTGCCCACGGGCGATCGATCTGCTGTGGTGCGATAGGAGTTTCTGATATGTGCGTGTTCACCATTGGACTGCCTTCATTCTTTTCCCGCTCTGAGCAGTTTGTTCGTCTTCAGTATGGCCCACTGCGTGTGCATCTGCGAACCACTGCCGCGATGATCACGTTAACACCAAGTGGTCAATCAGACTTTCAATGTTCGCGCAATAACGTACACTGGTGAGGAATTCGCACAGGGATGACCCTGACGACTAATGAAGATTCGACACGATGACGACTGTCGGAACTGGGAGTATGACGTGACTTTGACAGATCAGGAAGCACAATCTTCGCACGAACAACAACGCGCAGATATTGACGCTGCACACACGGCGCTGGGAATTGAACTGGGTTCCACCCGCATTAAAGCTGTTCTTATCGACTCACACTTCCAGGTGATTGCCCAGGGTGGATTCGAATGGGAAAACAAGCTGGTTGACGGATTGTGGTCCTATGGGCTGGCCGACGTGGAACGAGGCGTGCAGACCGCCTACCGCGCGCTAGCCGACACCGTGAAGAAGGAATTCGACGTCACGCTGACTCGCGTCGGCGCGATCGGCATTTCCGCCATGATGCATGGCTACCTGGCCTTCGATGCCGATGGCAAACAGCTGGTGCCGTTCCGGACGTGGCGCAACACAAACACGGGGCCTGCCAGCGAAAAGCTCACTGAACTGTTCGACTTCAACATTCCGCTGCGCTGGTCGATTGCTCATCTGTACCAGTCGATTCTCAACGAGGAACCGCACGTCACGGACGTAGCGAAGATTCAGACCCTCGCGTGCTACGTCCACGAACGTCTCACGGGTCGTCACGTGCTGGGCGTGGGCGACGCCTCGGGCATGTTCCCCATCGATTCCACCACCGTTGACTATGACCAGGAGCGACTGCAGCAGTTCCGCGACCTCGTCGCAGAAAAAGGCTTCCAGTGGGACGTTGCAGACCTGCTGCCCACAGTTCTGGCAGCGGGCGACGATGCAGGTGAACTTACCGCCGAGGGCGCACGCTTCCTCGACCCCAGCGGTAACCTCGAAGCAGGAATCGCGATGTGTCCTCCTGAAGGCGATGCAGGCACCGGCATGGTGGCAACGAACGCTGTCGCGCCGCGCACTGGTAACGTTTCGGCCGGCACGTCCATCTTCGCGATGGTCGTCCTTGAGAAAGCCCTGAAGAAGGTGCACATTGAGCTTGACCCTGTCACAACGCCCGACGGCTCCCCGGTTGCGATGGTGCACTCCAACAACGGTTCCAGTGAGCTGGATGCGTGGGTGAAGATCTTCCGCGAGTTCGCTGAAATTGCCGGCGTCGATATTCCCAAGCCACGCGTTTACGACCTGCTGTACGAGCATGGCCTGACCGGCGATCCCGACGGCGGCGGCCTGGTCGCCTTCAACTTCCTGTCCGGCGAACCGATCGTCGGCGTGGAAACCGGTCGACCCATGTTCGTCAACCCGCCTGCCTCCACATTCAACCTGGCAAACTTCATGCGCACACAGCTCATGACGCCGTTCGCCGTGCTGCGCCTGGGCATGAACATTCTGACTGAGGACGAGGGTGTCCAGGTGGACCGCTTGTTCGCTCACGGTGGCCTGTTCAAGACACCGATCGTCGCGCAGCAGTTGATGGCTGGCGCTTTGGGTGTGCCCGTTGCGGTTGGAAAGAGCGCCGCCG
The sequence above is a segment of the Schaalia radingae genome. Coding sequences within it:
- a CDS encoding diaminopimelate dehydrogenase, which codes for MTHGHSPIRVAINGYGNLGKAVEQAVQAAEDMELVAVFTRRDPATIKPQFCEAVAVSDALQWRDKVDVCVLCGGSATDLADQGPEFAALFNTVDSFDTHAKIPEYFAAVDAAADAEGHLSVISTGWDPGLFSLARIIAQSALPDGKTYTFWGRGVSQGHSDAIRRIEGVETAIQYTVPVEENSQRIRAGEELELTTREQHTRECFVVAADGADRERIEREIVTMPNYFADYDTTVHFISREEFDRDHTGMPHGGEVIRSGHTAGGARQVVSFGLTLESNPQFTGAFATATARAVARLAREGRTGAMTVFDIAPAYYSPLSAEELRSQLL
- a CDS encoding xylulokinase → MTLTDQEAQSSHEQQRADIDAAHTALGIELGSTRIKAVLIDSHFQVIAQGGFEWENKLVDGLWSYGLADVERGVQTAYRALADTVKKEFDVTLTRVGAIGISAMMHGYLAFDADGKQLVPFRTWRNTNTGPASEKLTELFDFNIPLRWSIAHLYQSILNEEPHVTDVAKIQTLACYVHERLTGRHVLGVGDASGMFPIDSTTVDYDQERLQQFRDLVAEKGFQWDVADLLPTVLAAGDDAGELTAEGARFLDPSGNLEAGIAMCPPEGDAGTGMVATNAVAPRTGNVSAGTSIFAMVVLEKALKKVHIELDPVTTPDGSPVAMVHSNNGSSELDAWVKIFREFAEIAGVDIPKPRVYDLLYEHGLTGDPDGGGLVAFNFLSGEPIVGVETGRPMFVNPPASTFNLANFMRTQLMTPFAVLRLGMNILTEDEGVQVDRLFAHGGLFKTPIVAQQLMAGALGVPVAVGKSAAEGGAWGIAILAKFRADRANGDAQSLPDYLAERVFADTESSVIDPVARDEEGFERFLTRYQAAISVQQEAGQALSTHSQHESND
- a CDS encoding helix-turn-helix domain-containing protein produces the protein MELSQTAISRQVKRYMKSEHLNQTQLGALIGLQQTNVSARLRGKTRWQLDELDKLAAMGVPITLHVPYAAPLKEATQA
- the mgrA gene encoding L-glyceraldehyde 3-phosphate reductase, producing the protein MVNTHISETPIAPQQIDRPWAPDPDRYSGPGAHYRRCGASGLDLPAISLGLWHNFGDDHPISVQREIIRTAFDLGITHFDLANNYGVPYGSAEKNFGYHMDHDLRPYRDELVISTKAGYDMWDGPYGKGGGGRKYVLASLDQSLRRMRLDYVDIFYSHCFDPTTPLEETIGALDQAVRSGKALYAGISSYSPADTERAVALAAEVHLPLIVHQPRYSMLDRSVESGLMDTCGEKGLGMAVFSPLAQGLLTDKYLGDEGVPVGSRMREQRFLHTDVLTEDRVSHLRALNELASQRGQSLAQMALAWLLKDERITTVLVGASSAAQLADSVSALDNAAFSEDELALIDEHSRQASLDN
- a CDS encoding helix-turn-helix domain-containing protein gives rise to the protein MTGRLLTTSEVAELLQMTPDAVRVMRQRPGGIRYIKLGNRVRYAPADVMAWVNEGRSNGKQNSVAAYGTTQARRPRP
- a CDS encoding PfkB family carbohydrate kinase, yielding MTTQQVGRVIHTGQVVVDLTMNIDHIPQPSTEIFADGYGLEVGGGFNVMYAVRQMGIIAEYAGGLGVGPLADIARERLVREKIVASGYRDTTMDTGICVAMTDRNAERTFVSTRGAELNTPLDAYDDIRLGVGDVVYMTGYSLVDEAPKAALLRLIERLRTHTVKQSADSDEKPTIVFDPSTMVADIDRDTLETVASVHPIWSLNARESRIVAGTLGVEIDETDDASQRALSLSETVDAPVIVRQGGKGAFVAAGGRVETIAPHAVDAIDTNGAGDTHCGVVCAMLARGSELNEAVRVANVAAALSVTRRGPATCPSLAELTAALSS
- a CDS encoding HNH endonuclease, producing the protein MESKTAWQRMAPRRRAALAREIADRDGWTCALCGLPIYEQETRRALRLSIDHIVPQSLGGTNELENLRPAHCGCNSSRGNRIKRPIKRFDNLRAILERRDAK